GCTTTTGGCTCGCCGTTTACATCGAGTGCCACACGCTGTGTACGATTTTTCTGAGCCACCGCTATCCATGCAATATGATGTTCCGGTGTCATCGGATGGGGGAGAGAGCCGACTTCAACATGAAGTTTTCCGTTTTCAACGCTTAATACCGGAAGGTGTTTTTCCTTTGAAGCGTCAACCGTGTTAGGCATCAGGCGCTTCATCTTTTCTCCACAGCAAACCACGCTGACTCCCGCGTCTTCAATCAATCCCACAATGTTCCCGCAATGCTCGCATTTTAAAAAGATTCTCTCATTTTCCATGTTGTCTGCCTCCTTAGATATAGAAATTTAAGCACATTATAGCATAATGCTCATAGAAGTCAAAAGAAAAATTGTTAAAAATATTGAAAATATTACTTACTGCTTATATAATCAGTTTTGTTTAAGTAAAGTATGGGGTTATAATATGTTAAATAAAATATTTACGCTTATGCTAAACCCGGCAATAGACGTCACCGCCTGCTGTGACGCTTTTGAAATGGGAAAAGAAAACCGTGTGATAACTGAAAATATTGACGCAGGCGGCAAAGCTGTAAACGTTTCGCGTGTGCTGAGACGATTTGATATCGACGCTCCGTCAGTCATCCTTTTAGGCGCCGACAACGCTGATCAGTATTTGAACAAGCTGAAAGAAGAAAATATAAGCACGGCTGTTATAAAAGTTCCCGGCAGGATACGTGAAAACATCAGTATACTCACGCCGGACGGGAAGATAACTAGGCTTATTCGAAAAGGGTTCACGGTATCAAAAAGTAGCCTCGAAATTGTTAAAACGGAAATCGTGAAACGCTGCGGCAAGGATACCTGCTGTGTAATATCCGGCAGTCTTCCGTCAGGAATGGTCGAGGAAGAACTTGAAGACATATGTCTTGAAATCAAAAAAACAGGTGCGCTGATTGCGCTC
This DNA window, taken from Bacillota bacterium, encodes the following:
- a CDS encoding desulfoferrodoxin family protein, with the protein product MENERIFLKCEHCGNIVGLIEDAGVSVVCCGEKMKRLMPNTVDASKEKHLPVLSVENGKLHVEVGSLPHPMTPEHHIAWIAVAQKNRTQRVALDVNGEPKADFCIDEGPVTVYAYCNLHGLWVSELK
- a CDS encoding PfkB family carbohydrate kinase, whose translation is MLNKIFTLMLNPAIDVTACCDAFEMGKENRVITENIDAGGKAVNVSRVLRRFDIDAPSVILLGADNADQYLNKLKEENISTAVIKVPGRIRENISILTPDGKITRLIRKGFTVSKSSLEIVKTEIVKRCGKDTCCVISGSLPSGMVEEELEDICLEIKKTGALIALDTRVIKKERLLNIKPFIIKPNDEEFAELTGADAENIGDMKAKALELIKSGISNVILSLGTRGMMYLSEGGA